Proteins encoded in a region of the Anopheles ziemanni chromosome 2, idAnoZiCoDA_A2_x.2, whole genome shotgun sequence genome:
- the LOC131285417 gene encoding ankyrin repeat domain-containing protein 13C, translating to MSDSYPLHECVFNGDTRKLSSLLRTHEIAEKDKHGNTPLHLAVMLGRKECTFLLLAHGAPVKVKNSQGWSPLAEAISYGDRQIISSLLRKLKEQAREQMEQRRPNLVKALNQMGDFYMELKWDFHSWVPLISRILPSDVCKIHKSGCSIRLDTTLVDFSDMRWERGDISFIFKGENSPKDSLTALDNECRCYQHVRHEETELEIEDEVDILMSSDILAAQMSTKGISFTKAQSGWIFREDRRETVAGQYDSDLYTINGLTLEQRKRREHLSRDDLQKNKALMESLTKGGQAGQPGTIDQNGEIFRRASLQPPPTSGVRWEDYIAAEPGQYPNLGRELVYKESSKNFKATVAMSKDFPLSVDMLLNVLEVIAPFKHFSKLREFVTLKLPSGFPVKIDIPILPTVSAKITFQKFEFRDDISPDLFVIPDDYKEDTMRFLIYFIDFLIYDLSISTE from the exons ATGTCGGACTCGTATCCGCTGCATGAATGCGTGTTTAACGGTGATACGCGTAAACTTTCGTCACTGCTCAGGACGCACGAAATTGCCGAAAAAGATAAACATG GCAACACACCACTTCACTTGGCGGTTATGCTGGGAAGAAAAG aatgtacctttcttttgcttgcaCACGGCGCACCGGTTAAAGTAAAAAACTCACAAGGATGGTCCCCGCTAGCGGAGGCGATCTCCTACGGAGATCGACAGATAA TCAGCTCATTGCTGCGCAAACTGAAGGAACAGGCGCGCGAACAGATGGAACAGAGGCGCCCGAACCTGGTGAAAGCACTGAACCAGATGGGTGACTTCTACATGGAGCTAAAGTGGGACTTTCACTCGTGGGTACCGCTGATCTCCCGCATCCTACCCTCGGATGTGTGTAAAATCCACAAATCTGGTTGCTCGATCCGGCTCGATACGACGCTGGTCGACTTTTCCGACATGCGATGGGAGCGTGGCGACATTTCATTCATCTTTAAGGGTGAAAACTCTCCGAAGGACTCGCTGACGGCGCTCGACAACGAGTGCCGTTGCTACCAGCACGTACGCCACGAGGAGACGGAGCTGGAGATCGAGGACGAGGTGGACATTCTGATGTCCAGCGACATCCTGGCGGCGCAAATGTCCACGAAGGGTATTAGTTTTACGAAAGCACAATCCGGCTGGATCTTCCGCGAGGACCGGAGGGAAACGGTGGCCGGACAGTACGACAGTGATCTCTACACAATAAACGGACTGACACTGGAGCAGCGCAAACGACGCGAACACCTATCCCGGGACGATTTGCAGAAGAACAAGGCACTGATGGAGTCGTTGACGAAGGGTGGACAGGCCGGGCAACCGGGTACGATCGATCAGAATGGGGAAATTTTCCGGAGGGCCTCATTGCAGCCACCACCAACAAGTGGCGTCCGCTGGGAAGACTACATTGCAGCCGAGCCAGGGCAGTACCCGAACCTAGGCCGGGAACTAGTTTATAAGGAGTCGAGTAAGAATTTTAAAGCAACAGTAGCTATG aGCAAAGACTTTCCCCTTAGCGTGGACATGCTGCTAAACGTGCTGGAGGTGATAGCGCCGTTCAAGCACTTCAGTAAACTGCGCGAGTTCGTCACGCTGAAGCTGCCGAGTGGCTTTCCGGTGAAGATCGACATCCCCATTCTGCCGACCGTGTCGGCCAAGATAACCTTCCAGAAGTTCGAGTTCCGGGATGACATTTCGCCCGATCTATTCGTCATCCCAGATGACTACAAGGAGGACACGATGAG GTTTCTCATCTATTTTATAGATTTCCTGATTTATGACCTTTCGATTTCGACCGAGTAA
- the LOC131282176 gene encoding uncharacterized protein LOC131282176, with product MSNMQPEEYENTGWLSYFSRHKTTYTASDIHKISNELNNVRKNLTATQYAYGELSSELKALKSLQEQQRASDEYEQRVMAGGKGASAGLPKAAEKRLKEQSEEIKCLKSDLTSCRNELSKQIAALRVACSELGKKTGKSSKGSPAAGPSDAVALSLESRIIAAEIQIDQLATNQTDRLAALEQKLGQLERQSTPNGDGYDARLKALEDDFTRKLQDLTDLVVDLQRKLATSEAKQVEMLQKLTAAQAALYEQLEHRYEQQCGQLRQLQVRLSHLGQRDDIDSTFV from the coding sequence ATGAGTAACATGCAACCGGAAGAGTACGAAAACACGGGCTGGCTGTCGTACTTCAGTCGGCACAAGACCACGTACACCGCGTCCGACATCCACAAGATCAGTAACGAGCTGAACAATGTACGGAAGAACCTAACTGCCACGCAGTACGCTTACGGTGAGCTGAGCAGTGAACTGAAGGCCCTCAAAAGCTTGCAGGAGCAGCAACGTGCTAGCGATGAGTACGAGCAACGTGTCATGGCCGGTGGCAAGGGTGCATCCGCTGGCCTTCCGAAGGCGGCCGAGAAACGCCTAAAGGAGCAATCGGAAGAGATCAAGTGCCTGAAGAGTGATCTGACCAGCTGTCGGAACGAGCTGTCGAAACAGATTGCCGCCCTCAGGGTGGCTTGTAGTGAGCTGGGCAAGAAAACCGGAAAGTCCTCCAAGGGTTCACCGGCGGCCGGTCCGAGCGATGCGGTGGCCTTAAGTCTCGAGAGCCGTATCATCGCCGCGGAGATACAGATCGATCAGCTGGCCACGAACCAAACCGATCGACTGGCAGCCCTGGAGCAAAAGCTTGGCCAGCTAGAGAGACAAAGCACTCCCAACGGGGATGGCTATGACGCTCGGCTAAAGGCACTGGAGGACGATTTCACGCGCAAACTACAGGATCTTACCGATCTGGTGGTGGACCTTCAGCGCAAGCTGGCCACGAGCGAAGCCAAACAGGTGGAAATGCTGCAGAAGCTGACGGCGGCGCAGGCCGCACTCTACGAACAGCTGGAGCACCGGTACGAGCAACAGTGTGGTCAGCTGCGACAGCTTCAGGTACGCCTTAGCCACCTCGGCCAGCGGGATGACATCGATTCCACGTTCGTCTGA